TATATAATAGTCTTCAACAGCATTGAACCACATTTTTCTTAACAGTTCTATTTCCAAGATTAGACAAAACAAAACCCCTCAAATTGGCAAAATGAATTACAATTAACTTGTACTAGTGCACCTATCTATTAAATTAAGCATGGTTCTACATTGACATTCATGAGTTGAGAAAAAGTAGTTAGTTTGTTATTTAATGCATCTCTTAGAGATACCACAATGACCAGTAATATAGTTAAAATTTGTGTTGTTACTTAATCAAAATTACTTAATTTGATAGTCTATGTTGAATTTTAATACAAACCTTTCTTATGTACGTGAATTGTGTATGGATGAAACTCTAGTTCTGATGACTAGTAATATAGTCCAAATTGGTGTAGTTACCTAATCAAAATTAGGTTGATAATTTACATTGACTTTTAATACAAATATTTGTTATGTACTTGAATTATGCataaaattctaattctaattaaaaaatattaatattttgttcaaCCAATAAGTCATTCATCCGAGTAATTCTGAACTAGGTTTCCTTAAATAaagttttccttaaataaagtCTTGGGTTCAAACTTGTTGATAGAATATACTCAAGTGATCAACCAAGTTTTCTTGTGGGAATTAATCATTAACAAGATCGATAAATACTTTATACCAATGTCATGAAGTCGTGTCGTGGATTTGAATCTTGTGATTAAGAAAAGAGGCTCACCAAAAGTAATTAATCAAGTTCTCTGACGAAAATTAGTCACTAACAAGACTGATAAATATAGAATAGTCACTAACAAGACCGATAAATACTTTATATTAATATCAtgataattcaaaaataatatattttgttgataACTAAAACACTTAATGGCTATTAGTATGAATAATTGAAGGAACATCCTGAACCCATAAGCTAACTTTTAGACTTGAATTAAGTCTACACCCAAATTCTCATGATATCGGAGCTGATTACTCTAACAAGCATAGATTGATTATATACAATGTTAATGGTATTTAAGAACAAGACAACAAAATGACAAGCATAGAGTGACGATATTATTATATGGAACCTGAGGTTGAAATGCTTTTTTTGGCCTCCAATTCCCGCTGTGCCTCCTCTTTCTTCCTTGTAGTGTATTCCTTAGCAGTCTCACCAGCTGAAGCAGCCAAGCCTTTAACAGCACCGGTCGACATCCAAGCAAGCTCGGCGGCCTTATGTCCGGCATACCCGGCCGCTCCCTCGACAACATGTGCGGCGGCCTTGGTCCCCTCCACCGTCTTCTCCGCGGAAAAATGTGCCGCGGCCCACCCCACCGACGCGGCCTTGTCCTTCAAATCCACAGCCACCTTGGCAGCATACCCCGCGGCATTCTTCCCACTCTCCACGGTAACATCCTTGGCCTGCACCGCTTTCTCTCCGACGTAACTCGCCGTCGTGCCACCGACACTCTTGGCCTTCTCCGCAGCCTGAAGTGTGTACTCTTTGGCCTTCTCTGCCACCGGCGCAGTTTTTTCAGAAGCGGTTTTTGCAGCACTTGAAATGGTGTCCTTCGTCGCAACATAGCCTTGTTGACCCTTCTCCAACGTTGCGTCCTTTGCTTGTGTTGCAAGGTCCTTAGCCTGTGCGCTTTTCTCTTGTGCGGTTTCTGCTGTGGTGTTCAGTGTCTCGCTCGCTGCTTGCTTTGCTCTATCGTACCTCTCCTTCACACCTTGCGTGGCTTGATCACTGTAGTTGGAAATCTGTTCCCACGTTGATCTTTCAGTACTTtcactctcttcttctcttaATGGTTTCTGAGTAGCACCACCTTTTTCCAACGTGCAAGTTATAACCGCGGTTGTTCTTGCACCTTCATTTTCAGGTCCAACCCTTCCCCTTCCTTTCTCTGCCACTACTTGTCCTCCACTTTCTCTTCCTATTACCTCTCTTGTTCGTTTTTCGAGTTCTTGTCTATCCTTGTTTCCCTTCATTTCGAACTTTCCAACATCACGAACACCGCCACGAGCTTCTATTTCATTGTCTTTGTTTCCAACTACATTCGGTGCTTTGTCAGCGAGGGATTCAAAGTGTGCACCCAACTCGTGAGTCTCTCTGACCCTCTCTCCAACTTGCAACGCTTCTATGCTACCCTGAGGAGTGTCCTTCCCAAGGTGCTCGAACTGGGTGGCCATCTTGGGAACCCTGTGTTTCTCAACGTGAATCTCTCTCTCAGTTACTCACCCGGCATCAACAGAGGTAGGGTTACTCACGCGTCATTCTTTGGAATGGTGGCATACATCTTTGAAATTAACCCCATTCCACCAAAGAAACCCAATCATATAGATAACGATCATACAGCCCAATCATATAGAATTGCATGCAGGCCcttttttatttagattttttagttaatttctatAGACTTTCACATGTAAACAGaaattattgtattatatattcAGCAAATTTTACAATAGATAATAATTTACATTATATTGTCACCTCATAAATTTTTATACACCAACAATCATTGACCTTGACCTGAGTAATATTAGAttcaatcattttaaataagattttatatcTGAatcttgtaaaaataaaaaaataaacataatttaatattttatactaatattatGTCTAATgagtataaaacaaataatatattattttacacaCATAATACTGCAAACCATGCACCACATCCACAAgtttattttgtgagtttaacatgtatatattattttccgTAGAAGTTTATAttctcaatcaataaaaaaaatcttgaatatcacttttgaaataattattataaaagtgaataatttttttaaatgtaaaagttAGTAactaaataatagtataaaaaaatatttgcgcGACCAtggtatatattatttttttttattttattcatttttttttattaaaagaccTTTTTTGCTTCCATTGAAGTcgccattttctttttctattgaaaaaaacatcatttgatttattttggtttcacttgattttttttccgtaaatacactttttttttcttacttttttctaatttaattttcaatatatactACTTAGGATTTTcgctttcctttttatttttttaatttaaaatattataaaatataaatattatattatataatttttttaattgattttaaaactacttatttattaaattaaattttataattttgtttttattttttaaaagaaaatgatattattaaatataattatttttattttattatttaatttacttaacatatttttttaggtgaatatttttatttaaaatctgaattttctaatataattatattactaaatataattttatataatttttttatttttctatattttttctttaaaaaattataaaatttaatttaataaataagtaattttaaaaccaattaaaaattatataatataatatttatattttataatattttaaattaaaaaaacaaaaaggaaaaagaaaatcccTAGTGTATAAAAATAGTGTagatcgaaaaaaaaaattttaaaaagaaaaaaagtgtatttacgaacaaaaaaaccaaaacagTTCCTCTTCTTGTCTAGAAGAAAGTAAAACTTACTTTAAATAGTTTGAActagaaagtttgaaaaaaataatactcgAAAGTTTTCGTGAGAGATAAGACAGTTAATTTCATCTAAACTTGGGAGCCTTATTATGCTTAACATTGCTTTAGTTAGCAAAGTAGGATCAGATTCTCACTTCCCTTTTTTATTCTTAAGCTTCAGAAAAGAGGAATATCATCAAGTACCTGATTCACAACGATCCAGCAGCAAGTTATTCCGAAGGAAACTTCAGTGCAAATGCTTTTCAATATTCCGAAGGGGGGGTATTTGGTACAATCAAGGCATATGATTATgccaaaataatatgaaaatttacaATTTGGAGAATCAAACCCTTTTATTGTCCAATCCCAAGAAGCCAAATGccaaattaaatatttcctACATTAGAAAACAATTGGTTTTCCTCTAAAGAAACAAAGTTGGCAAGTCACTAGCTAGCTGGTTCCTTTCCTTCAGTCAAATAAAGCAGCATGGAGAAGCACATTCCATGTATCAGGCAGTCCTGGAAGACACCAATGGCTGCAATCAGTTGGCATAACCCCACTGTAGCCTTCAGGATGTGCATCTTTTCTGTACTGTGAGAGTGTAGTCACATCTAGGAATTGCACTGGCTTCTTTATCCTACTCAAAACCTTGTTCACTATCACCCATGCCATTGGTGTCCCTGCAGGGTACTTCAATCCAAAGAATGGTTCTGTCTCACTCATGCAAGATTTTGCTGGTTGATTCCAATCTTTCCCCCTAATTACCACATCACATACACCACCATCCACAATTAATAAAAACCAATTCTACTTATATTCTCATACAATATAATCAGAAACTATTAGATTGTCTAGGGTTATCATAAGTAGCACGGATCTAGGACCCTAAGTGAGAGGGATCAAGgagttcaaatatataaaataagaggGTGTGAATTCACCCGCTGGCTGTAATGTGGATTCATTACTAGTTATCATAAATATGATTGatcaattaaaagttattaatttttatttcataagttaaaaaacttaaatacttaaaagttattaatttttatgaagcATCGACACCGACACGGACACGACACGTAGACACCTGTAATGCCCAAAATATAAAACGTAATACGGGTGTCGTGTCAGTGTCCGACACTGACACGGACGCGTGTCGGACACCGAACACGACAAAAGAGTGAAGTGTCCGTGCTTCATTAACACGCTCTGATATCAGAGTATGTAATAACTTGTTTATAATATGAACACAGCTTGGCAGTTAGACTAATAAACTAGATTGGAATAACTTACTCATAATGCACAGGGGAAATTCCTAGAAAGAAGACTTTGGTCTGGGCTGGATTCACGTTGATGTTAACCCATCTAGCCCAAGTTGTCAAACCtttgtagaataaaatgaaACGGTTCATGTCTTTGTACAACTTGTTACGCTCTTGAATGTAGTCCCacctgaaatttaattttaatgaacaCCAATAGTGAATATTGATCACCCCTAAATTAACGAAATTGATCATAACATAATAATGATGTGAAAGATTGATCCTACGGCTGTGAACTCCCGGTGTGGGTCCACCAGTGCCACGTGTTAAAAACTAGGACGTCCATGCCTCTCCAAGCATCACCACTCTTTATTGAATCAATCTTCAGAACCCTTCCAACGTTCTCACGGTCAAGGTCTACCAAGTATGCTGTGCGGTATAGAAATAACTGAAGGCCATAGtcctgataaaaaattaaataattataactaaaagAATTTATACAGATATTTGTGAATAATTTTTCCGTAACCATCCCtctttagtgcatttttttatttgtctatttTGGTACCCTCTACCAATGTTTACTTCCTAAGAAAATTCCCTATCAAATTATCCAGTGGTGTCTTTTCTTCCCTCtagtttcaaaatattaaaaaaaagctcTAAAAGGACCATGGAATATAaataacaagaagaaaaagaaaatatctcCTTATCACAAAGTGGCCCATTTATGTGACACTTTTGTAGCTTACCGAATTTATAAAGGAAAAAGTCATGCAAGCAGATGACAGCGTATGAATGAAGCCACTAGTGTCAAGTGGTCTAATTTGGAAGTAATTAAGGacataattacaaattatatccACAAGCCTTGAACTAAGGGTGTTTTGTGATGCAATTTGATGTGATGTTGGCTTAAAAATAGACGGATAACAGAAGTTTCaacaattgaataaaaattagaatagaGTTAGATAGTAGTAATTAGAAAGTTTCTCAAATAAAGCACACATAAGTACTATCCTTTTGTATAAAATACTTATTGTGCATGAAAGAATAAATACACTTAAAGGACTTAAGCAGTTTCATTTGATTTGGTTCGGCCTTCAAATTTCAAACCGCAAACCGAACCTAACACAAACATAAATCCATGAATTTCAAAGTTTTGAGCAGTTAGTAAattttttgattgattttttattttcactatagtttgattttatttgaaCACCTTGCTTAGTTGCAGtacaattttgtaaaattgtcaCACGTATAATgtatttgtaatatatatatgggCCGCTtcaaattttttccttttccattgAGGACAATGAACCCATTTACCCATATGCAATTATGAATGATTATACCCGTAATGTTGCGTAAATAGCATGATTGAAGCCTATATGTGGTTGGTAAACACAGTAAAGCAGGTAATCAATAGGATTATCTTGAATGAGAAAAGGTAAAGATAAGGCAAACATCAAATTTTCAATCATTGCAGCTGCGGGAATGGATCTTGCAAAGAAAAAATGGATTAGCTGAGTAAGGTTCTGTTCATAATTTAGTTATAAATAATGATGGATGTTGGGGTGCTACGGAATACTACGCCGAGATTGATGACTTGATGTTACTATACACATAACAAAGATTTGGAGGGAAAACTAGATGTCCAACTTTCATCATTGCTAATTAAGACATTTGTTTAACAGTTTCTATATAAAGCAAGAACGTGTTGACAATTTGGAGCACAAACTCAAAAGTTAAGGGATTTATATgcaaataaacaataaacaaaacggatacaaaagaatttattaaaaaaccgTGAATTAGTGACACCAAATGTTACACCATTTTTTTAATCgactttttacttttaattacaatatCTTGAAGATACTATTATTAAttagcatttttcttttaaaaagaacAGTAATAATAGAGATTACTGTAGTTTTAGCATACTTGATATTGCAACCGAAACATCACTTGTGAGGTAATAAATAATAACCATACTTCCCACTTTTCagaaacaatgatttttttaactgccacataaatgaaaaaaaaaaacattttgttttattttttactctatGTTTCGATCTAGCTAAGGAAATCATGTGCACGTTCACAATTGGTAAAAAGAGCAACGGTGCAAGTAAAGTATAATTATAGCAATTAAGGGAAACATTTCATATCCTTCAAATTAACAACCAAAGGTGTCCCCTGCAAAAGGAGAATTCACCCACCAATCACGTCCAAAACTTAATTTCGGTGCTTCACAGcaacacaaaaatatacacacaaAAACCAAGTTTTATATATCTCCCCGCCGGCTCACACCAAATCTATCGGACTCATGAATAGCTGAATTAATTAAAgttcaaaacttcaaataaGGCAAAATACTTAACATTTTTCAACTTTGGGAGTGAGAAAACGACACCACTTGCATGGACACAACACCACACCAAACAAGCAATGATCATTCCCACCGCAACAATTCAACGCAAAAagttggaaagaaaaataacaacacatgactgaaaaaaaaatagttgagttTACTCACTTgatgtttataattatttttattttttaattttagttctagaaaaaacattaatttgctCTCTACTATATATTGATGTGGCTGATGGTGTTGTTGTTAACACTGCTACAAAACGGTGATAAACTGTTAAAAGGAATTTCATGTGGTCATTTTTCTGACAGTTTTGAATCTATCAGAAAATCTTGTAGCAGTCACTTTGACATTACCAACAAGTTTTTGTAGCGATATTAACAGCAGTCTTTCATCCACGTCACAAATTACATTGACAAGGTGGACTAAAACATAATTTGTTATACGTGTGCAGGattaaaacttatataattttctggtcaataactaaaatttaaaataagtataattaTATCACTAATTGAATTAAGAAAGTTTAACTCAACATGTGCCTGAGTTATTATAAAGTCTATGATCTTTGgctcatgaataaaaaaaattgacaaattgaataatttaacaaaaaaaaataataggaagAATTAGGAAACCAACCTCAAATGTGATTTTGGAGAGAGCATCTTGCTTTATGAAACTGGTTCTAGTGTTGGGCACCCAAGAGTGAATCATACAAGCCAGAGAGTTGAACTGGTTCAAGCTCAAGGAGTCACCGACAAACATAATCTTCTTGCCCCTATACTTGGCCAGGAAATCAAATGCGTTGAACCTGTTGGTAGGTACACACGTTTAGCCATAACACAAGACATGAAAATTGGAAagggttgaagaagaagaagaagaagaagtgaagtGTGAAAGAGAAGGTTACCTAGGTAAAGGACAAGAGAAGGGTTGCCATCTATATTTCTGATACTGTTTGTCAGGTCTACCGTACTTTTGGCAGTTGAATTGTGGATCTATGAAGGGACATGTAGAAGGGTCATAGAGAGGGTATGAAGGGTCATAAACCCATTTCCCACGGAACAAGTTGCATCTTCCTGCACCAAGCTTTCTGCCACTGCTGAAACTGGAAACGTTTTTTCCATTGAACAACAAGGACTCATCAAATTCCTCAGCTTTTGTTTGGAgggaataataaattaacacaACAAAGAGACACAACAAGAGGGTTGGCAATGGTAACAAGAAACCACCACCCATGTTTTGGGGTTTCGTTCCTTACTACTAGTAATACTTTCCCTTCCCCTGTGTTTTGTTGAAGGGAAGAAAAGGACGAGGAGTGCAGAAAAAGTTGGCTAATACAAAGGCTTATATAATGTGTATGTGTTCgtttttgagagagagagagagtgaataGGGGGGGTTGAGGAATGTGAAACCATGgcacctttttctctttttttttttaatttgtattgatGTATACGtgttttttcattatttgtttattaatttctgCTGGCGGAAACACTGCAATTTTTGATGGATTCTTTAAACAGTGTCATGTGGTGGGGTTGGATCTAAATCCTGAtcctttctttaaaaaatttatgattgttTGTGAGTCAGAAAATTATGGTCACATTTTCACTGAGAAAGACAGAATTGGAATTGAAATTGCCTAGTAAAACTAGTTTTGTAGGATATTTCTGTTTCTTTGACTTTTGGGCTTTAAATTGAGGTCTTTGATTATAGTTTATGACTAATTACTACAATATTGTAATTAATGAGGCACTAACAACATTGAGATTACAATTGCAAATTTGCAATGCTAGTATTAAGTATTGACAGTAGTGTGTTCTGGTCACACGGTATTCCTTTATGTGCAACACCAGCCTCAATTATGCTCCTTCAAGTAACTCTGTTACTATTTAATTATCTCACTGTATCACGTTATCAAATTTGATTTGGGGTTCGGATTATAGAGACAGAGCATATCAGGGTTGACCAGAAAggcgatttttttttctctttcatgtgCCTGCAtgttttctctgtttttttttatcataaatttgtTACAGGGAATTTGGAGATAtattagagaaaataatttgtatattgaCTTAACACTGTtaactaattacaaattaatttttataaatttcataatagttACTTTAAAATTCGTATTTACCAAATTATTAGTCAACTCTGTAGAACATTCTGTATTGAGTATTCACAGtgcataaaaatcaaattatatgtattattcatacaatatatttattcaacGCATCttatactgataaaaaaatacaacacattttataatattattttttgttgttatttttttattaccttaTTCACCTTATCTTATGCGTCTTCTCTCTATATTGCCATATTTGTCTCATAATTGTAAAAgcttttatacaattttatatacaaaataatttcttatatcTATCatacaaagcatgcatctcatGCAAAGATAGGTCTCCTACCAAAGGTGTTAGATGTTGACCAGAGGCTTAACAGAGTTACGTAATTAAACATATCTTGAATCACAAATGTACGTGGCTGTGTGAGCTACACTGTGCAATGttctttatcattattatttatatttattaatttgataaattGGCGTATGCTATGTGATAATGTAACTATGGCTAGTTTATGTTTCTTGATCTCCTCTCTTTTATAGTTTCCTATATAACATTTTCTTGTAAGCATAGGCACAatgaataaacataaaaattcagtaaacatatatcaacaaaagaaaatataaagaaagaaaggaatcgGCACAACATGGTGGTGGTTGCTTCTGCTAcaacaataattaatatcaCGAAGGAAGTTGCGCAATATTGAATTATGATTGTCAATTATATATCGTTTAGATTGTGATTATTTCTTTTTGGGTGGGATTGGCTTgtgtctgtaaaaaaaaaaaaaaaaaaatatatatatatatatatatatatatatatatatatatatatcttacgTGCAAGCTACTCTAATATTATGACTGTGTAGTTCCCTGCTGATGTGTTGACAGTAAAAGAGTATTTGTCGTCCCTTGATTGGTAACTGTACCTAGCTAGCTAATATttgaactaaaaattaatacGGTATAAAGTATAAACTTCTTAATTTGcctcatttttctttatcagaATTGTGTTGTCGAATTTTAAACTTGAGTTTATGTAAATTAtacaaacatttttaatttgtctCAATTAATGCAAGTcatttcagttaattttttgTAGTGAAACAAAAAGGTCACACACATAGCTAGGCATgctcagaaaataaaaaggaaaataataataaacttttattacgtaaattattaaaataaactattaaaattataattataaaaaatacataataatgcACCTAGATTTggtattcaaatattttagtaATTGACGAGAGACGGCGGTTTTGATTAAAATCGAGTAATTGACAGAAGTTTCGTAGTGCACTCCATTAGTCAATAGAAAACAGAAACATATGCGCTGCATAACATAGTACGTTGCATAAATGTAATTTATAGAGTGCTGTTTGTCATATattacttaatattaaattcacattttataatttataacagtgcttttatattatttaaatttttaatatattattaactatttcatttaaattttaataaatatatattagtagatgtgtcaataaatgtttttatatatatatatatatatatatatatatatgatgttcTAGAAAATTGTTACTATGTCCGTAATATATTAGGTAAGATCTTCTTATTTTACTTATATCTTTtgtctttcatttcaaatttctttaaaaaaaagttaattttgttcatttttgtattttactttttatataagataataaaaattgagtaaaattgtttgattataataaaattttgcatgtttttatattttacatttgtttttcaatgtttcaaatatatcataattaataaataaaatatattatttattattttaatcgcATGATAATTGATTgttgtaattataaaaattatttcagaaAAACTAGTGAATCAGTTAaggtattatataaaataaaaattcatataagatttaaaaatttaatttaaccaaATATATATTCATGATAATTTTCTTAATCGTTTAATAATTCTGTCAaattttttatagataattttttgttggaaaataattaaaactaaaaaataaaaaaaggagaaaaaaatcacaagtagaataataaagaaaattgtttgatttaattaacctaaaaaatgGTAATATGTTTTTCCATTAAATAAAgagtaatgttatttttatgattttgttttgcATGAAAGATACGAATTGATACGTGAACTGTTAtccttcttttaaaataataaaacattaaaagttaaaaacatatatatcaaGTGGGTTTTATAACAGAAAACATGCAATGTTTTTACTAAACCAGCTTATACTAAACAGTACTAtacttataaattttgaaactaAATATACTTGATAAATCAATTAACTATCAATCAAACATTATTAACGCAGTTAAATATGTCTAATTAaaacaatcaaatatttaatatatcaatTTCAATAAACTATAATTAGCATGAAAATTAGTAgttaattgtatatttatatttggtATTAATCTTTCATTCTAATTACATAcgttaaaataattgtttattatattattatacaaataattttttttgaaacttaaaatttttaaaataaacttattaacgtaaatgaaataaataagggATCAATAAGAATGCACATCTaggtttatttattaaaaacacaacttgattaacaaaattgaattcacaaaatataaaattattaattctcAATTCATAATACGATAAAATAGAAGATTTTTTCtagaaacttataaaataaaagataaaacccAAATTTAGTGGTGTATCTTATATACCATAGTCCTAcaaaatatacttataattagatatttttcatatttttacttttgattaacaacaaatatatcatatcaatttatataaaatataaaatctaaatatgtcaatttatataattcttatgaattataattaatttaatttttaattaaaaagaataaaataaaataaatataaaatttgcattaattgaattatttagaaGGAATGAACGCATAATGTCACATGACatcatgaaataaaatcttcttttatatatatataatagaatagtagatttgattttttaattatgtttttcgtcctgaaatttatttttgtctccaaatttaataaagaatacTATAAtctctcaaatttttaaaaatgtattttttttctctgaagCTAACAACGTTAACTGGAGTAGTAATGCGACTCTCTCGAGAATAGATACATATCAAATGTTGATAATATGTATTTTTAGAAATTTGCAGgacttaaatgtttttttttaatttgagaaaacaaaaacatatctaTCCTAAAGTTTAGggattaaaaatgtaattaagattaatttaacacattttttattataaaatgagtAATTCAAGGAAAATATGATGTTTATAATTTGTACATGAGAGTTCTGGGCTAATGTGGGTccaaaagagttttttttttttttatcggaacTGCTGatatgatattataatttaatatcgcAATTCCTGCATGCCAATTAGTAATGTATTATTTTGATTGTTATAACTACTATCAATATTTGTTTTGATGACTGATGGGTCATGAAAAGAATGTAttatttgttatgtttataaataaataaaacacaagTTACAGTACTTACACATCTTCAGATACAGAGGATAATATATGGGTGCAGGAGAGTGAGAGAGGAACTGTCCAGTTTGCAATGATGCAATGATGGGGTACTTGGTATAAACTCTTCTCTCTGATTATCTTATTGATTAAGAAATGAGTGTGAttccaacaaaacaaaaaaagaaagaaagaaaaagcaaagAGCCACTTGGTGGAGGTTATTGCTTTGGCCAATccgtaaaattttattataaatgtttaaattCATCAttgaaaatattcattttaaattgGACTTGGT
Above is a window of Glycine soja cultivar W05 chromosome 12, ASM419377v2, whole genome shotgun sequence DNA encoding:
- the LOC114380520 gene encoding protein trichome birefringence-like 39 translates to MGGGFLLPLPTLLLCLFVVLIYYSLQTKAEEFDESLLFNGKNVSSFSSGRKLGAGRCNLFRGKWVYDPSYPLYDPSTCPFIDPQFNCQKYGRPDKQYQKYRWQPFSCPLPRFNAFDFLAKYRGKKIMFVGDSLSLNQFNSLACMIHSWVPNTRTSFIKQDALSKITFEDYGLQLFLYRTAYLVDLDRENVGRVLKIDSIKSGDAWRGMDVLVFNTWHWWTHTGSSQPWDYIQERNKLYKDMNRFILFYKGLTTWARWVNINVNPAQTKVFFLGISPVHYEGKDWNQPAKSCMSETEPFFGLKYPAGTPMAWVIVNKVLSRIKKPVQFLDVTTLSQYRKDAHPEGYSGVMPTDCSHWCLPGLPDTWNVLLHAALFD